The Geomonas ferrireducens genome includes a window with the following:
- a CDS encoding HIT family protein, with protein sequence MPEKNACPFCTLDPAEILLENDHAIAFYDRFPVTPGHALVVPRRHVDSFFEITGEELAALWELLGRVREHLIAKRSPDAFNVGINDGVAAGQTVMHLHIHLIPRYSGDTEDPRGGVRWIMPVKAPYWKKG encoded by the coding sequence ATGCCCGAAAAAAACGCCTGTCCCTTCTGCACCCTCGACCCCGCCGAAATCCTCCTCGAGAACGACCATGCCATAGCCTTCTACGACCGTTTCCCGGTGACTCCCGGGCACGCCCTCGTCGTGCCCAGACGGCACGTGGACTCGTTCTTCGAGATAACGGGCGAAGAGCTGGCGGCGCTTTGGGAGTTGCTCGGGCGGGTACGCGAGCACCTCATCGCTAAGCGGAGCCCGGACGCCTTCAACGTAGGCATCAACGACGGCGTTGCAGCCGGGCAGACCGTGATGCATCTGCACATCCACCTGATCCCGAGGTACTCGGGGGACACCGAGGACCCAAGGGGCGGGGTGCGCTGGATCATGCCGGTCAAGGCGCCGTACTGGAAGAAGGGTTGA
- a CDS encoding DUF6982 domain-containing protein: protein MIAKIVVRYADGRLAKGTTEDLAANKELFHLTEAGSGKRHEINVAELKAIFFVKSFEGRSEYQERLDVERVGMGKKIRVSFKDGETVVGYTQGFSPARATFIVFPCDPDSNNEKVFVMTQAASNVEFI, encoded by the coding sequence GTGATAGCTAAGATCGTGGTGCGTTATGCCGACGGCAGGCTCGCCAAGGGGACTACCGAGGACCTGGCCGCCAACAAGGAGCTTTTCCACCTGACCGAAGCGGGAAGCGGGAAACGGCACGAAATCAACGTTGCGGAGCTGAAGGCGATCTTCTTCGTCAAGAGCTTCGAAGGAAGATCGGAGTACCAGGAGCGGCTGGACGTGGAACGGGTCGGCATGGGGAAGAAGATCCGGGTCTCCTTCAAGGACGGCGAAACCGTGGTCGGCTACACCCAGGGGTTTTCACCGGCGCGGGCGACCTTCATCGTCTTTCCCTGCGATCCGGACAGCAACAACGAGAAGGTGTTCGTGATGACCCAGGCAGCCAGTAACGTAGAATTCATCTAA
- a CDS encoding HPP family protein, giving the protein MKRRLSVVMRRNVAIRKRLARVPRRCRAPIRGVRAPMTLRYAFWSFVSSSAGLLAIAEVTRLLGHPLLIGSLGASAVLLFGANDSPLAQPRNLVGGHLLSALVAVGVVALLGSTPLTMSLAVGISIFLMNLTHTTHPPGGATALIGVQGAAGFGFVFLPVLTGVLILLAVACMTNNVVYHRSYPRHWL; this is encoded by the coding sequence ATGAAACGACGCCTCTCGGTGGTGATGCGACGCAACGTCGCCATCCGCAAGAGACTGGCAAGGGTCCCGAGGCGGTGTCGCGCACCGATCAGGGGGGTACGGGCTCCGATGACACTGCGCTACGCCTTCTGGAGTTTTGTCAGCTCCTCCGCAGGGCTTTTGGCCATCGCGGAGGTGACGAGACTCCTCGGGCACCCGCTCCTCATCGGTTCGCTCGGCGCCTCGGCCGTGCTCCTCTTCGGGGCAAACGACTCGCCGCTCGCACAGCCGCGCAACCTGGTGGGGGGACATCTCCTCTCCGCGCTCGTTGCGGTGGGCGTGGTCGCTCTTTTGGGCTCGACACCGCTTACCATGTCGCTCGCGGTCGGGATCTCCATCTTTCTAATGAACCTTACCCACACCACGCACCCCCCCGGAGGCGCCACCGCGCTCATCGGCGTTCAGGGTGCTGCCGGTTTCGGTTTCGTGTTCCTTCCGGTGCTCACCGGGGTTTTGATCCTGCTGGCGGTCGCCTGCATGACCAACAACGTCGTTTACCACCGCTCCTACCCGCGTCACTGGTTGTAG
- a CDS encoding ammonia-forming cytochrome c nitrite reductase subunit c552: protein MKMLRGCLVTAVAGLALAGFGCSAKKVDVTDARPAIADGAVDPAEWGKLYPKQYQLWKQTSEPTPAGKSRYKKGWDVGEENPDKLDEYPFLALLYNGWAFGSEYKEPRGHYYMIQDQLDVDPGRYKAGGSCLTCKTPYAPALAGQLGRDYFAKPYQEIRGKIPKENQTLGVSCIDCHDNRTMTLKISRGFTLGKGLEKLGVDQSKLTQQDMRTLACAQCHVTYSIPKDEHMKSTDVFFPWEGSKWGGITIENIIKKLRSNKPSGEWTQSVTGFKLVFIRHPEFELFSNNSVHWQAGVTCADCHMPSTEVNGQKVSDHRIMSPLKNDLKACKQCHEESPEKMREKVYAIQDKVMSQYIRAGYATATVAKLFEMANKAQSFGKTPDQKLYAAARDHYEEAFYRVIFIGAENSIGFHNPSEAQRVLTDASTHAAAADKLLREMLAKAGVDVPAKVDLELTKYVNNRGAKKLMFKPENEIKDPFAGK from the coding sequence ATGAAGATGCTGCGAGGATGTCTCGTCACGGCAGTTGCGGGACTGGCACTGGCCGGATTCGGCTGCTCAGCGAAGAAGGTCGACGTCACCGATGCACGCCCGGCGATCGCCGATGGCGCCGTCGATCCGGCCGAGTGGGGCAAGCTCTACCCGAAACAGTACCAGCTCTGGAAACAGACCTCAGAACCGACCCCGGCAGGTAAGAGCAGGTACAAGAAGGGGTGGGATGTTGGGGAGGAAAACCCGGACAAGCTTGACGAGTACCCGTTCCTCGCGCTCCTTTACAACGGCTGGGCCTTCGGTTCCGAGTACAAGGAGCCGCGCGGCCATTACTACATGATTCAGGACCAGCTCGACGTCGACCCGGGGCGCTACAAGGCGGGGGGCTCCTGTCTGACCTGCAAGACCCCTTACGCTCCGGCGCTCGCGGGGCAGCTCGGCAGGGACTACTTTGCGAAACCCTACCAGGAGATTCGCGGCAAGATCCCAAAGGAGAACCAGACGCTGGGCGTTTCCTGCATCGACTGTCACGACAACCGCACCATGACCCTCAAGATCTCCCGCGGCTTCACCCTCGGCAAGGGGCTTGAGAAGCTCGGTGTGGACCAGTCCAAGCTCACCCAGCAGGATATGCGCACCCTGGCTTGCGCCCAGTGCCACGTCACCTACAGCATCCCGAAGGATGAGCACATGAAGTCGACCGACGTCTTCTTCCCGTGGGAGGGGAGCAAGTGGGGCGGCATCACCATCGAGAACATCATCAAGAAGCTTAGGAGCAACAAGCCGAGCGGCGAGTGGACCCAGAGCGTCACCGGCTTCAAGCTCGTCTTCATCCGCCACCCCGAGTTCGAGCTCTTCTCCAACAACAGCGTGCACTGGCAGGCGGGTGTGACCTGCGCCGACTGTCACATGCCCTCGACCGAGGTGAACGGGCAGAAGGTCTCCGACCACCGTATCATGAGCCCGCTGAAGAACGACCTGAAGGCCTGCAAGCAGTGCCACGAAGAGTCCCCCGAAAAGATGCGCGAGAAGGTCTACGCCATCCAGGACAAGGTCATGTCGCAGTACATCCGCGCCGGCTACGCCACGGCAACCGTCGCGAAACTCTTCGAGATGGCGAACAAGGCGCAGTCCTTCGGCAAGACCCCGGACCAGAAGCTTTACGCCGCGGCGAGGGACCACTACGAGGAGGCGTTCTACCGCGTCATCTTCATCGGCGCAGAGAACTCGATCGGCTTCCACAACCCGTCCGAGGCGCAGCGTGTGTTGACCGACGCCTCGACGCATGCGGCCGCCGCCGACAAGTTGTTGAGGGAGATGCTGGCGAAGGCCGGTGTGGACGTGCCGGCCAAGGTCGACCTTGAACTCACCAAGTACGTCAACAACCGTGGCGCGAAGAAGCTCATGTTCAAGCCCGAGAACGAGATCAAGGACCCCTTCGCGGGTAAATAA